Within the Rosa rugosa chromosome 2, drRosRugo1.1, whole genome shotgun sequence genome, the region GTAGATCTAGAGGATACGAGCCTTAATACTTGTAAGAGAAGTAACACAGAATTCTAAGTTGAGCAATCGTCAAGAACCTGAATCTTGTAGTAACAGTAGCTAGGATGTGACCTatttcttcaacttcttcaaTTTTTCTCAAAATCTAGAGTTTCTGAATATGAATCAACAAGTTTTCCAGAAAATATTGCTCTATATGTAAATCCAAGTCTTCGATGATAGTATTAACAACAAAAGCTTAACTATTCGTACTGTTAGATCTGAAAAATTCGATGAACAACTTCACTTATCTcgaaaaaatttgcagaaacgaAGTGTGAATCAACACTGAAGAACAAAGCTGATGAAGATGAACGAGCTGATGAAGATGAACGAGCTTGAGGTCACCGATCGACCTGAGCTGctgataccatgaaagctaAGCATGAAGAAGacgaaatagagagagagagagagagagaaaatatctgTAACTAATTTCTGGAAAATAGTTTTTGGACAGTATGAGATGTTACAGCTGGACTAGAGATATTTATAGCAACAGAAACCTAATCTAATGCACAGAATTGTGACACTTGTCACTTATCTGGACAACATGATGAATTCCTCTAACAACCCTTCTAACTAACTTTGCTTAGCTACGTTTTACACTAACAAATCTCAGGTGAAATTCCAAAAGAACTTTGCACACTACCAATGTTGGTATCTGAACAAACTGCAGCTCAAGTAGATCATGGTTATCTTGAATTGCCTTTCTTCGCTTCCCAAGCCGTGCCTGATGCAAGCATTTTACAGTTCAATTCTTTGTCTTACTTTCCACCATCTATATTCTTAGGCGATAATAGCATTACTGGCAATATACCAACTGAGATCGGAAAGTTGCAACTTCTCCATACATTGGATCTCAGCGCCAACCAGCTGTCTGGCAACATTCCGGACCAAATATCTGATCTCAAAAACTTGGAGACGTTGGATCTTTCGGTGAATCATTTGTCTGGAGAAATCCCACCTTCAATGACGAGTCTTAGTTTCTTGTCATCTTTTAATGTCTCATATAATAACTTGGAAGGAGAAATACCAAAAAGCACTCAGCTCCAAGGCTTGAATGTCTCAGCATTTGAGGGGAATCCGGAGCTTTGTGGTTCCCCGCTACTAAATCCGTGTCAATCATTCAATGGTACTGATTTAGATGATGATAAGAATGACGGGAATCAAATTCTAGGGTTGCATATTTCCGTTGTGCTTGGCTTCACTATAGGGTTGGTGGGAGTTTGTGGTTCATTATTGCTTATCAAGACCTGGAGAGATGCATATTTCAAATTCCTGAATAATGTACAAGATAGGCTCAAATGCTGAATGAGATTGGACAGTTCGCATGAGAAGCGGTCGGAAAGAATTCTTATGAGGTAAGAAGATTGTACTTTATACTTAAACTCTATCAGTAATTTcagtgtatttttgtttttgcttaatTATGTAAGGCATAGTGTTTGTTCCCATAATATTCTGGTCTTAGATAGTTGTACTGGTTTTGTCCAAAAAAATTGTAATCGTGATAATTACATGTGTGAATAATTATGCATTCTTTCTATCACTTACAGTGTTCCATCTAAATTAAGAAGGcttaattcattctttttttcttttcttttttctgaatGAGAGAGGACaaatccatcttcttcttcttcatcttcaacttcTATGACCGCATCTTAATCTATTTAATTAAGCAGCTGCCGGCCTGCCGTGAATTTTACGTGATAATTACATGTGGATAATTAAATATTCATTCCATCACTTACAGTGGTCCATCTAAATTAAGAAGGATTAgttcattattttttttgaatgagaGAGGACAAATCCATCGCCCCAAAATTATTAGCTAGAAAGAACAAATGAAAAAGGATTATCTAGAAGGGTTAGTTCATTCTTATCTGTAAACCTAATTAATTTGGAAGATCGACTAGCTAGCTTTGAAGTTTTTGCAGGCATCTAAAAACATATGAATCATCTAAAAATTTCTACGGTCAACATATCTAGCTAGCTACACATTGGAATGTGTGATTACTCCGTTTATGCCATAATATATACTTTAGCTGCCaatgagcaactccaacagtttctctataatttctgtataataggaaagcaaaaatcaaagatttagcatatttttcttctccaactccaacagattccctattttatagcaatctctaaaatctccatattcttccttaaaattttagagattgctgtaatatagggaatttggttttctctttcctcactttccctaaaatagggatagttatagagaatctgttggagtaaaAGATGtccatttttccctaaagtatagaaaaatcaaaatatggggaagctgttggagttgctcttagaatATCTTAATTGGCATTGTTAATTAAGACTTTTATGTCAGCATCTTCTGAAAATAGAGCGTCTTTTTCTACTTTGTTTTTCGGCTAACGGCTAGTTTTATGAACACCATACTCTTTTTCTATTTTGCACAAATATTACCCGGAGCAGTTATCCATCCATCCGTTGcttcttattattttccatTTTAATATATGCTGCCGTACGTGTTTTATTTCCCTTCCATTAATATTGTATACTTTCATTGACATTTGTTATGGTAAGCTGGATCGTCTTGTAATTTCAAATCTGCtccaatatataaatatatatgtgtgtgtgtgtgtatatatatatatatatatataaatgcaaaAATTTACAACCTAAATCTACCACAAACATATAAGCATGGCTCAGCCTCGAAGAAACATGACAGTACAACCAAATAAGCCAGTGGGACAAGGCTTCATTCTCAAGCTAATGTTGTTCTCTACCATTGTATCTGCTCATATTCATGCATGCAGCCAAACCGAACACACTTCTCTCTTGTCGTTTGCCCTTACTCTTTCTTCTCCTTCCTTAAACTGGACTTCTAGTAATTGTTGCTATTGGGAAGGCAATTACTTGTAATCGAGATGGTTGGGTCACCCGATTGCAGTTACCCTCCTGTAAGTATATTGGCCCATTGCCATTCAACAAATGATTTTCCATTACGACAAGGAAACCGGAGCttcaagaaaagagaaagattaCAAGATCGGATCTTGAAGAACAGATCAAGCCAAATCGagtcactgatcttgagtttaatgTGTATTCATTCCATATCAGTTGgtataaattgatatgcatatcggtTGTATTGAGTCAATAATCTCTTTGCATTAAAGTGGTttttaacatgcatatcaatttgagatcttgtttaggaaaatgtcgattgcatattcaaaaactgttttaaacctttccatgtttatcttaattaattattaagaaaagatttgattgagggggagttctTCTCCCTTATAAAAAGGTTTCAAAACTAAAGTTTGAGTGGGGGTTTTTTTTGACGGCATAAATTGTTTTCTATTGAACTACTTGGTTTGTTCAAATCGTTTTCTAAAAACCCTCTTTACTTGTTTCATGTGTGATATTGCATAATCATTCATACTaactctcaagatcagtgattcatttgagagAAAGGAAGGTTGAAGATTGATTGCCTAGAATGTTGAATTAAGAGTTAGAACGGTTGTAAATCAAGTTAGCATTGGTTGCTAAgagaaagtgtttgttatgaacaacactacttgtgttCTGTAAACTCTTGTGTTTAATATTGGATTGtttttcgtgttggctacgttaaaagccacgcagtgaagttttctcagtggagaggtttacactgcgttagcaaatcttcGTGTCGTGTATCGTACTTTCTTTGGTTAATTTCATTGagataaaatattttatcaatacctgttccatctagtatttaaaattggcatcagagcgggttctagaacTCTCTAGAGATCCCAGGAAAGATGGAACATTCACGTGATAGGGCTGCTGGGGGATCTATAAATAGTCCTCCATGGTTCGAAGgtggatgtgaaaaatatactCAATGGAAGATTTACATGAAGTCATACCTCTATGCTCAAGATGAACACGTGTGGAACATCGTAGAAAATGGCTGGAATGTACCTATggcaaaagcaaaagaagaaggctCTTCCACTGCCACTCCCAAACCAAGGAAGGACTGGACTGAGGAAGAAGTTCGTGACTTGCAAGCAGATTTCAAGGCTAAGAACAGCATCTTCACAGCCCTATCGGAGCGAGAAAAACTGAGGATAAGTCATTGTGATACTGCCAAGCAGGCATGGGATCTCCTACAGACTACCTAcgaaggaaataaaaaggtaCGTGCACAGAAACTGCAAGCACTGATTTTTGAATTCGAAACCATGACCATGGCAGATGATGAAACCGTGGACGACTTCCATGGTAGAATTCTTAAGATTTCCGGTCAGTGTCGCAGTCTAGGAGCACCTTTTGATGAAGATAAAATAGTCAAAAAGATACTCAGGGCTCTGCCAGAAAAATTTCACTCAAAAGTCACTAGCATAGAGGACTCTTTTGATATAGATGATTATCCACTTGATGAGCTCATCGGAAATTTGAAAACCTATGAGATGAGGTTAAAACCtgagaagaaaaacaagggtGTAGCTTTCAAAGCTGTgaaagaaattgaagaggaagaagaatcgCTGGACCTAGCTCTACTGACAAAGGAATtcaaaaaatttctcaaaagcaAGAACTCCTCTAAAAACGCAAGTGCTCCCAGAAGGAATAACTATACTGGCAGTGGTAGCAACAATGACTACAATGGTAAGAGTGGAAGAGGAAGCTTCAAAGGAAATCAATCAGGAAAACCAAAGTGCTATGAATGTGGTGGTTTTGGTCATATATCTACTGACTGTGGAAATAGGAAGCTTGGAAACAGCAACAACAAGTCTCTCCTTTCAACTTGGAGTGATGATGAATctcaagaaattgaaaatgtgGCCCTTGTATCATCACTGTTGCCTGATTCTGAAAGTGACAAGTAtttctctgatgatgatgaaacaAATGTCCGCTGCAAACAACTCTACAAAGCTTCAAAGGCTACTCTGATTAGAAACTTGAGCTTGGAAAAAGAAGTAGACTTCCTGAgaactgaaaaagaaaaggtggAGCATCTATTCGAATCCTCACAATCTGCATGGAAGTTGGAGAAAAGCAAATTCTTGAGTGAATCAGCAGATCCACAAAGTGACCAAGAGATACTGACGTGGAAGACTGAAAAGAATGAGTTTCTCAACAGGATCAAACTACTAGAGCTGGATGTTAAAGGACAAAGAGCCTTGAACTTGGAATTGTTGGCGAAAAATGAGTCTCTTCAACACGAGTTAAAATTAACTCAAGAAATATACATCAAGTTCAATATCAGTTCCACTTCCATGTCCAAGTTGCTCGGATCAGGAAAAGCTCCTCATGATACATGTGGGCTAGGATACACTGGAGAAAATTCCAAAAGCACCAATTTCGTACGAGCCTCAAAACCATCTGTAGAGCAGAAAGATGTCTCCATTGATGATCATGTCAATAATATAAAGGAAGGTAATTCAAACCAACACCTTCAGGTAAAACTTGACCAAGAATCCCCCACTGGTCAACCCAGGTACGCAAACCCTAGAACCTTTATTCCTACTtgtcatcactgtggtaagATTGGCCATATCAGACCTAGATGTAATGAACGGTTTTCAAACTTAAAATTCTCTCAAGAAAAATGTACTGTTGAAACCCTACAGGTTGAGCTTAAAGAACAAAAGGAACT harbors:
- the LOC133727902 gene encoding uncharacterized protein LOC133727902, translating into MEHSRDRAAGGSINSPPWFEGGCEKYTQWKIYMKSYLYAQDEHVWNIVENGWNVPMAKAKEEGSSTATPKPRKDWTEEEVRDLQADFKAKNSIFTALSEREKLRISHCDTAKQAWDLLQTTYEGNKKVRAQKLQALIFEFETMTMADDETVDDFHGRILKISGQCRSLGAPFDEDKIVKKILRALPEKFHSKVTSIEDSFDIDDYPLDELIGNLKTYEMRLKPEKKNKGVAFKAVKEIEEEEESLDLALLTKEFKKFLKSKNSSKNASAPRRNNYTGSGSNNDYNGKSGRGSFKGNQSGKPKCYECGGFGHISTDCGNRKLGNSNNKSLLSTWSDDESQEIENVALVSSLLPDSESDKYFSDDDETNVRCKQLYKASKATLIRNLSLEKEVDFLRTEKEKVEHLFESSQSAWKLEKSKFLSESADPQSDQEILTWKTEKNEFLNRIKLLELDVKGQRALNLELLAKNESLQHELKLTQEIYIKFNISSTSMSKLLGSGKAPHDTCGLGYTGENSKSTNFVRASKPSVEQKDVSIDDHVNNIKEGNSNQHLQVKLDQESPTGQPRYANPRTFIPTCHHCGKIGHIRPRCNERFSNLKFSQEKCTVETLQVELKEQKELINKLTEIVSKKNPQAERRKDVWTRKIESKNHRSLVNETDDTCLFVCASQTHQRSHIEATCLVALTALADKRRDFWYVDSGCSRHMTGDKTWFTSFEDENTTGSVTFGDGRKANILARGTVNTPGIPNLKNVLFVEGLTANLISVSHLADDYEDVWFNKQRCLVLNQKGESIMGGKRSVDNCYHIQANESSSLQSCLSVKSTEETFEIWHR